A portion of the Halodesulfovibrio aestuarii DSM 17919 = ATCC 29578 genome contains these proteins:
- a CDS encoding radical SAM protein: MASSKIRPKLLVADKDGNIYDHPELLMLCRRGNDLAQPRPDELMPLPEGSDIFMLPGRRALGLDPEDGQVEQMEEFAVAAFVAPAHTLTAHAAYQSDDDAPTLPLFAYGAVGFANGKFYVAAKKVDQDVRQVFRGFSGKKINRFANTLLEKYKENRLMQHIMNKCVLKYSCPAAKNLAIGRYEAPLPTSRTCNARCIGCISFQENSSQICASPQDRLDFTPTAEEVCGVMRHHAANEKEKPIFSFGQGCEGEPLTQADMITEAITMFRAEGGRGTINMNTNASLPNKVAQLADAGLSSIRVSLNSAREEVYNRYYRPNGYCFADVKQSILEAKARNKWVSLNLLYFPGVTDSEPEFEALVNLVTDTKLDFIQLRNLNIDPEMYLELLSDIDFGASMGFTFFRKRLKKACPWIDFGYFNPFVDEK, encoded by the coding sequence ATGGCTTCTTCAAAAATTCGCCCCAAGCTTCTTGTGGCAGACAAAGACGGTAATATTTACGATCATCCAGAATTACTTATGCTGTGCCGCCGGGGTAACGATCTTGCGCAGCCGCGTCCGGATGAGTTGATGCCGCTTCCTGAAGGCAGTGATATTTTTATGTTGCCGGGTCGCCGTGCGCTTGGACTTGATCCGGAAGACGGCCAAGTTGAGCAAATGGAAGAATTTGCAGTGGCAGCATTTGTTGCACCTGCCCACACCCTCACTGCCCATGCTGCATACCAGAGCGATGATGATGCGCCGACTTTGCCGTTGTTCGCATACGGTGCAGTAGGATTTGCCAACGGTAAATTCTATGTAGCAGCAAAAAAAGTCGATCAGGACGTACGACAGGTTTTCCGCGGGTTCTCCGGTAAAAAAATCAACCGCTTCGCCAACACTCTTTTAGAGAAATACAAAGAAAACCGTCTTATGCAGCACATCATGAACAAATGTGTGCTCAAATATTCCTGTCCAGCAGCGAAAAACCTTGCAATAGGTCGTTACGAGGCTCCACTGCCTACCTCCCGTACCTGCAATGCCCGCTGCATCGGCTGTATTTCTTTTCAGGAAAACTCTTCTCAAATCTGTGCTTCCCCGCAGGATCGTCTGGACTTTACCCCGACAGCGGAAGAAGTATGCGGCGTAATGCGCCACCATGCAGCAAACGAAAAAGAAAAGCCGATTTTCTCATTCGGTCAGGGCTGCGAAGGTGAACCGCTGACACAGGCAGATATGATTACCGAAGCAATCACTATGTTTCGTGCGGAAGGCGGACGCGGTACCATTAACATGAATACCAACGCCTCCTTGCCAAACAAAGTGGCACAGCTTGCAGATGCAGGGTTGTCATCTATCCGTGTAAGCCTTAACTCTGCCCGAGAAGAAGTATACAATCGCTACTACCGTCCTAACGGCTACTGTTTTGCTGACGTAAAACAGTCCATTCTGGAAGCAAAAGCACGCAACAAGTGGGTTTCTCTGAACTTACTCTATTTCCCGGGTGTTACAGACTCTGAGCCGGAATTTGAAGCACTGGTGAATCTTGTTACGGACACGAAGCTCGACTTTATCCAGCTGCGTAACTTGAATATTGATCCGGAAATGTACTTGGAACTGCTAAGCGATATAGACTTCGGTGCAAGTATGGGCTTTACCTTCTTCCGAAAAAGGCTCAAAAAAGCATGCCCTTGGATTGATTTCGGGTACTTTAACCCGTTTGTTGACGAAAAGTAG
- a CDS encoding MATE family efflux transporter gives MTTTTESLNEHAYRNAPAKTFASMSVPVLLSLIAEPLTGLVDTAFVAKLGTEPLAALGIGTMVLTSAFWIFNFLGIGTQTEIAHSIGAENKTETATIASTSLLLALGIGLVSALLPLLFLPQISQFMGAEGVMQSLSIDYMTCRLAGGPAVLFTMAAFGIFRGLQDMRTPLVVTTVVNALNVLLDWLLIFGHGPFPELGVTGAALATTISQYIGMAITLYALHRKLGLTPKFDIPRCKRLLSIGWDMTVRTGLVIAFLLYCTRTATQAGAIEGAAHQGIRQFVVFNTMLLDTFAITGQSLSGYFKGKNDNLMIKQVVRQTFGYSFITGIIIGVLMIAGADIFAGLLIPLESYAAFIPAWTVVAIFQPTNSLSYATDGILWGIGDFAFTRNAMCISCLIGIGFIALITMFQPPHPLVWIWLATGGMMLIRSALGCYRCWQLTKV, from the coding sequence ATGACCACTACGACAGAATCTTTAAACGAACATGCCTACAGGAATGCTCCTGCAAAAACGTTTGCAAGCATGTCGGTTCCAGTTCTGTTATCACTCATTGCAGAGCCGCTTACCGGTCTTGTTGACACTGCATTTGTTGCAAAACTCGGCACAGAACCACTTGCAGCGCTCGGCATTGGCACCATGGTGCTTACCTCTGCGTTCTGGATTTTCAATTTTCTCGGAATAGGAACACAGACAGAAATTGCACACAGCATCGGTGCTGAAAACAAAACAGAAACAGCAACCATCGCCAGCACATCACTTCTGCTGGCACTTGGCATCGGCCTTGTCTCAGCCCTGCTGCCTCTGTTATTCCTGCCGCAAATTTCACAGTTCATGGGCGCAGAAGGCGTCATGCAGAGTCTGTCCATCGACTACATGACATGCAGACTCGCAGGGGGGCCAGCCGTGCTCTTTACCATGGCAGCCTTCGGTATTTTTCGCGGGTTACAGGACATGCGCACACCGCTCGTCGTCACAACCGTCGTTAACGCGCTCAACGTACTGCTCGACTGGCTGCTCATCTTCGGTCACGGCCCGTTTCCGGAACTCGGCGTAACCGGTGCGGCACTGGCAACAACTATCAGCCAGTACATAGGCATGGCCATCACCCTCTACGCGCTGCACAGAAAGCTCGGTCTGACACCAAAATTTGATATCCCGCGCTGCAAACGTCTGCTCTCCATCGGCTGGGATATGACAGTCCGTACAGGACTTGTCATAGCCTTTCTGCTCTACTGCACACGCACTGCAACTCAGGCAGGCGCCATCGAAGGCGCAGCACATCAGGGTATTCGGCAGTTTGTTGTATTCAACACCATGTTGCTGGATACCTTCGCCATCACAGGCCAAAGCCTTTCCGGCTATTTCAAGGGCAAAAACGACAACCTGATGATCAAGCAAGTCGTCCGCCAAACCTTCGGATACAGCTTCATAACAGGCATCATAATCGGCGTGCTCATGATAGCAGGAGCCGATATTTTTGCCGGGCTTCTTATTCCGCTGGAATCATATGCCGCTTTCATCCCTGCATGGACAGTAGTTGCTATTTTTCAGCCAACGAACTCACTTTCCTACGCAACAGACGGTATCCTCTGGGGCATCGGTGATTTTGCGTTTACCCGAAATGCCATGTGCATTTCCTGCCTCATCGGCATAGGATTCATTGCACTCATAACCATGTTCCAGCCACCACACCCCCTTGTGTGGATCTGGCTCGCAACCGGTGGCATGATGCTTATCCGCTCCGCGCTTGGTTGTTACCGATGCTGGCAGCTTACCAAGGTCTAA
- a CDS encoding GNAT family N-acetyltransferase, with translation MLLKDELPNDVDRISQIQYAAFKGHPMHKPGAEPTEHRIVERLRASNSLSLSLLAEENGEAVGHIAMSPATVGEVRQGWYLLGPVGVIPSRQGAGIGSSLVREALQQMRKKGAKGVVLVGDPEFYTRFGFKGIAGLTYAGVPDQFVLGLSFSDKAPQGEIIAHDAFNVSSE, from the coding sequence ATGCTACTTAAAGACGAACTACCTAACGATGTTGATCGTATTTCGCAGATACAATATGCAGCCTTTAAAGGGCATCCTATGCATAAGCCCGGTGCTGAACCTACAGAGCATCGAATTGTTGAACGCCTGCGCGCCTCGAACTCCCTGAGTCTTTCGCTTCTGGCAGAAGAAAACGGGGAAGCGGTTGGGCATATTGCCATGTCACCTGCAACAGTTGGCGAAGTCAGACAGGGGTGGTATCTCCTTGGCCCTGTGGGGGTTATACCAAGCCGGCAGGGTGCCGGAATCGGTTCTTCCCTCGTTCGTGAGGCTTTGCAGCAGATGCGGAAAAAGGGTGCAAAGGGTGTAGTTCTGGTTGGTGATCCAGAATTCTATACGCGTTTTGGTTTTAAAGGCATAGCCGGTCTGACGTATGCTGGAGTACCGGACCAGTTTGTTCTTGGCTTGTCTTTTTCTGACAAGGCGCCACAAGGCGAAATCATTGCGCATGATGCTTTCAATGTGAGCTCAGAGTAA
- a CDS encoding catalase — translation MAKKDTMKTAFGRPVGNDLNSLTAGERGPLLMQDVHLLEKLGHFDRERIPERVVHAKGAGAYGYFEVTADVTKYTKAAFLSSVGKKTDVFARFSTVGGEKGSADAERDPRGFALKFYTEEGNYDMTGNNTPVFFIRDPLKFPDFIHTQKRDPSTNLKSPTMAWDFWSLTPESIHQVTILFSDRGTPATYRNMNGYSSHTYKWYNDKGEYFWVQYHFKTDQGIKNFNGAEAKDMCGKDPDHATRDLYNSIANGDFPSWTLEMQILTPEQAETFEWDIFDITKVWPHSQVPPITVGKLVFNRNPENYFAEVEQAAFNPSNLVPGIGVSPDKMLQGRLFSYHDTHLHRLGPNYNLIPVNQPKNSQQLNHQRDGAMRVDENGLGRPNYWPNSFSTIQPEGKNEEPEIPLHSAASRYEFTHPNDDYVQAGNLYRNVMTMADRDSLITNILGNMAEVPLRIKLRQCAIFYLADKDYGERVAKGLQLDLGLVERLASMSQEERVAATADL, via the coding sequence ATGGCTAAAAAAGATACTATGAAAACAGCCTTCGGGCGTCCTGTCGGGAACGATTTGAATTCATTGACTGCTGGGGAACGTGGCCCGTTGCTTATGCAGGATGTTCATTTATTGGAAAAGCTGGGGCATTTTGATCGCGAGCGTATTCCCGAGCGCGTTGTACATGCCAAGGGTGCGGGGGCGTATGGATACTTTGAGGTGACAGCAGACGTCACCAAGTACACAAAGGCTGCTTTTTTGTCTTCTGTAGGTAAAAAGACCGATGTATTCGCCCGTTTTTCTACGGTTGGTGGAGAAAAGGGCAGTGCCGATGCGGAACGTGACCCTCGCGGATTTGCCTTAAAATTTTATACCGAAGAAGGTAACTACGACATGACAGGCAACAATACGCCTGTGTTTTTTATCCGTGATCCACTCAAATTTCCTGATTTTATCCATACTCAGAAGCGTGATCCTTCAACAAACTTGAAAAGCCCAACCATGGCTTGGGATTTCTGGTCACTTACACCGGAGTCCATCCATCAGGTAACCATCCTGTTTTCAGACAGGGGCACGCCTGCCACGTATCGTAATATGAACGGTTATTCCAGCCATACGTACAAGTGGTACAATGACAAAGGTGAATATTTCTGGGTGCAGTATCATTTTAAAACAGATCAAGGCATTAAAAACTTTAACGGTGCCGAAGCTAAGGACATGTGCGGGAAAGACCCTGACCATGCTACGCGTGATCTTTACAATTCTATCGCAAACGGCGACTTTCCGTCGTGGACGCTCGAAATGCAAATTCTTACCCCTGAGCAGGCCGAAACCTTTGAGTGGGACATTTTTGATATCACGAAAGTTTGGCCGCATAGCCAAGTTCCGCCAATCACTGTTGGCAAGCTTGTGTTTAATCGCAATCCTGAAAACTATTTTGCGGAAGTGGAACAGGCAGCATTCAACCCAAGCAACCTTGTACCCGGCATCGGCGTATCGCCCGACAAAATGTTGCAGGGGCGTCTTTTCTCTTACCACGACACGCATCTGCATCGTTTAGGCCCTAACTACAATCTTATTCCTGTGAATCAACCTAAAAATTCTCAGCAGTTAAACCATCAGCGTGATGGTGCCATGCGTGTAGACGAAAATGGGCTTGGAAGGCCAAACTATTGGCCGAACAGCTTCAGCACGATTCAGCCTGAGGGAAAAAATGAAGAACCGGAAATTCCACTGCATAGCGCTGCCTCCCGTTATGAATTTACACATCCAAACGACGACTACGTACAAGCAGGTAATCTTTACCGTAACGTTATGACCATGGCAGACCGTGACAGCCTCATAACAAATATTCTTGGGAATATGGCAGAGGTGCCGCTACGCATCAAACTGCGTCAATGTGCCATCTTTTATCTGGCTGATAAAGACTACGGAGAACGGGTCGCGAAAGGGCTACAGCTTGATCTCGGACTCGTGGAGCGGCTTGCGTCTATGTCTCAGGAAGAGCGTGTAGCTGCGACTGCCGATCTGTAG
- a CDS encoding DUF1653 domain-containing protein: MYYRHFKGKFYQTVSEAFDTTTEEVVVIYRTLYASDYAWFTRPAAEFYGEKELADGTRVKRFAPIEKDLLPNEVQDYLAEHPIQSFL, from the coding sequence ATGTACTACAGGCATTTTAAGGGGAAGTTCTATCAGACAGTCTCAGAAGCGTTTGATACAACAACAGAGGAAGTGGTTGTTATCTATCGGACACTTTACGCAAGTGATTACGCATGGTTTACGCGGCCAGCGGCGGAATTTTACGGGGAAAAAGAGTTGGCAGACGGAACACGTGTTAAGCGGTTCGCACCAATAGAAAAAGATTTGTTGCCGAACGAAGTACAGGACTATTTAGCGGAACATCCTATACAGAGTTTTCTATAA
- a CDS encoding LutC/YkgG family protein: MSSSAESRERILSRLYNAQQYGRDAYIPQKKVWNIKSQSKDKNIAEFTERMSAVRTEVFRTKGTEWVPALQKLVEERGQKTLLHAPNTPVGKALAANWAKDSSCKLITWKETIEQFKEELFTCDGAVTGSLGGIAESAAVILWPTVEEPRLMSIVPPLHVVVVEADTIYTSFQEAIKKLKWNKDIPTNALLISGPSKTADIELILQFGVHGPTDLIVFITE; encoded by the coding sequence ATGAGTAGCAGTGCTGAAAGCAGAGAACGCATCTTGAGCCGCCTGTACAATGCGCAGCAATATGGACGTGACGCCTATATTCCGCAGAAAAAGGTCTGGAACATCAAAAGTCAGTCAAAAGATAAAAATATTGCAGAATTTACAGAACGTATGAGTGCCGTGCGGACGGAAGTGTTCCGTACCAAGGGAACAGAATGGGTTCCAGCCCTGCAAAAACTGGTGGAGGAGCGTGGACAGAAGACGTTGCTCCATGCACCGAACACTCCTGTAGGAAAGGCTCTGGCCGCAAACTGGGCAAAGGATAGTTCTTGTAAGCTCATTACATGGAAAGAAACTATCGAACAATTTAAAGAAGAGCTGTTTACCTGTGACGGTGCAGTAACAGGAAGTCTTGGCGGTATCGCGGAATCTGCAGCCGTTATCCTGTGGCCTACGGTAGAAGAACCACGGCTTATGTCTATTGTTCCGCCGTTGCATGTAGTGGTGGTTGAGGCAGATACGATATACACATCGTTTCAGGAAGCCATTAAAAAACTGAAATGGAATAAGGATATTCCGACGAATGCGTTACTTATTTCAGGCCCTTCAAAAACTGCGGATATTGAATTGATTCTCCAATTTGGAGTGCACGGGCCTACAGACCTTATAGTCTTCATTACAGAGTAA
- a CDS encoding LutB/LldF family L-lactate oxidation iron-sulfur protein has product MASNEKFNFAQNVAEALADSQLRANFRFATDTLIQRRSTVFASPEETDFLRDVGSSMKKDVLANLPDLLERFEAQCIKNGIIVHWAETAKDANELILSILEDHSAKKVVKGKSMASEEIHLNSYLEKHGKEVIETDFGEFIIQLCHEPPSHIIVPAVHKNRKQIAEVLAEHVEGMEYTEDVDVMLANVRSTLREHFKTADAGISGVNFGIAETGTLCLVENEGNGRMCTTVPPLHIALMGIEKLVENVEDIPAIYRLLCGSATGQRVTTYFNMISGPRKKDERDGPKEVHLVLLDNGRSQIMNDPQLGDVLKCIRCGTCLNHCPVFTRIGGHAYGSTYPGPIGEILVPQLEGLNPKGAIATASSLCDACAEACPVRIPIPEIIRRMRDESYGNSDGASVAGHGYKKNCLESMVWRGWRRSQTCPTMNKMMLKGLALFGKWLPAVGPLKSWMSVRSKPKFGKNSLKDLVKKEGVRHE; this is encoded by the coding sequence ATGGCTAGTAACGAGAAGTTTAATTTTGCGCAAAACGTGGCAGAGGCGCTGGCGGACAGCCAGCTACGGGCAAACTTCCGTTTCGCTACGGATACACTTATTCAGCGGCGCAGTACCGTGTTTGCATCGCCGGAGGAGACTGACTTTCTGCGTGACGTGGGCAGTTCCATGAAAAAAGACGTGCTGGCAAACCTGCCGGATCTGCTGGAACGGTTCGAAGCACAATGTATAAAAAACGGCATCATTGTCCATTGGGCAGAAACTGCCAAGGATGCCAACGAACTTATTCTTTCTATTCTTGAAGATCACTCTGCGAAGAAGGTGGTCAAAGGCAAATCCATGGCATCGGAAGAAATTCATCTGAATTCCTACCTTGAAAAGCATGGAAAGGAAGTAATTGAAACAGATTTTGGTGAATTCATTATTCAACTGTGCCATGAGCCACCGTCCCACATTATTGTTCCTGCCGTGCATAAAAACAGAAAACAGATTGCGGAAGTGCTGGCTGAACATGTTGAAGGTATGGAGTACACGGAAGACGTCGATGTAATGCTGGCAAACGTCCGCAGTACATTACGTGAGCATTTTAAAACAGCGGATGCTGGGATTTCGGGCGTAAACTTCGGTATTGCTGAGACCGGAACCCTGTGTCTTGTCGAAAACGAAGGTAACGGACGCATGTGCACTACCGTGCCGCCGCTGCATATTGCTTTAATGGGTATCGAAAAGCTTGTGGAGAACGTGGAAGACATTCCGGCAATCTACCGGCTGCTATGCGGTTCTGCCACGGGGCAGCGCGTTACCACCTATTTTAATATGATATCAGGCCCTCGTAAGAAAGATGAGCGTGACGGCCCTAAAGAAGTGCATCTTGTGCTGTTGGACAACGGGCGCTCACAGATAATGAACGACCCGCAGCTTGGCGATGTGCTTAAATGCATCCGCTGCGGAACGTGCTTGAATCATTGTCCTGTATTTACACGCATTGGCGGTCATGCCTACGGTTCTACCTATCCGGGGCCGATTGGTGAAATCCTTGTTCCGCAGCTTGAAGGGCTGAATCCTAAAGGTGCTATTGCAACAGCATCTTCTCTTTGTGATGCCTGTGCAGAGGCGTGTCCGGTACGAATCCCTATTCCTGAAATTATCCGCCGTATGCGCGATGAAAGTTACGGAAACAGTGACGGCGCCAGTGTGGCTGGGCATGGTTATAAAAAGAATTGTCTGGAAAGCATGGTGTGGCGCGGCTGGCGTCGGTCACAGACTTGCCCGACAATGAACAAAATGATGCTTAAGGGGCTTGCTCTGTTTGGTAAGTGGCTTCCTGCTGTCGGGCCTCTGAAATCGTGGATGAGTGTCCGCAGTAAACCAAAATTCGGGAAAAACAGCCTTAAAGATTTAGTAAAGAAAGAGGGGGTGCGTCATGAGTAG
- a CDS encoding (Fe-S)-binding protein, protein MKKVSAAKTPVYFFGTCLADMMYADSAMAAIRLIEREGYEVVYPMEQSCCGQPAYNSGFPEEAKEVAWKQVQLFAKHDYPIVVPSGSCAGMMQVHYPKLFKDSPDLFTVKRFSERVIELTTFLHQHAHAVYQDKGTPIKATWHSSCHAMREANCIADSKALLKQLSNVELIELERERECCGFGGTFSIKQPEISGAMVSDKVADVVATGASVVLSGDCGCLMNITGHMEKENINVKGQHIAEFIWERING, encoded by the coding sequence ATGAAGAAAGTCAGCGCGGCGAAAACACCGGTATATTTTTTTGGAACTTGTCTTGCGGATATGATGTATGCAGATTCTGCAATGGCTGCAATTCGGCTCATAGAGCGGGAAGGGTATGAGGTTGTGTACCCCATGGAGCAAAGCTGTTGCGGGCAGCCTGCATATAACTCCGGATTCCCTGAAGAAGCGAAAGAAGTCGCGTGGAAACAAGTGCAGCTTTTTGCAAAACATGATTATCCGATTGTTGTGCCGTCAGGTTCCTGCGCGGGCATGATGCAAGTGCATTACCCGAAACTTTTCAAAGATTCGCCTGATCTTTTCACAGTGAAACGTTTTAGTGAAAGAGTAATTGAGTTGACCACATTCTTACACCAGCACGCGCACGCAGTATATCAGGATAAGGGAACGCCGATTAAGGCCACATGGCATTCGTCGTGTCATGCTATGCGTGAGGCAAACTGTATTGCAGATTCCAAGGCGTTGCTGAAGCAGTTGAGCAATGTCGAGCTGATAGAACTGGAGCGTGAGCGTGAATGTTGCGGATTTGGCGGCACATTCTCCATCAAACAGCCTGAAATATCCGGAGCCATGGTGTCAGATAAAGTTGCTGATGTGGTAGCAACCGGTGCATCAGTGGTGCTTAGCGGTGACTGCGGGTGTCTGATGAATATTACAGGGCACATGGAAAAAGAAAATATTAATGTGAAGGGTCAGCATATAGCGGAGTTTATCTGGGAGCGTATCAATGGCTAG
- a CDS encoding MarC family protein, whose product MPTIMMLNSFTETYVKFFFILTPFFVISMFLALTVDMPKEKQRKTAIRTTFAVIIAAFTLFYFGNTLFAIFGITLDAFRIGSGALLFLSAVHLIQGTKAPIKNPGDIEEDADISVVPLAIPVVIGPATIGTLLIMGAQITDTPTRIASSFGLLAAILSVGFLLYVAPHIQRVIGTIGLSIMSKISGLILSAISAQIVFTGIKNFLF is encoded by the coding sequence ATGCCAACAATCATGATGCTTAATTCGTTTACTGAAACCTACGTCAAATTTTTCTTCATACTGACCCCGTTCTTCGTGATCAGTATGTTTTTGGCGCTTACCGTTGACATGCCTAAAGAAAAACAGCGTAAAACAGCAATCCGTACAACATTTGCCGTTATCATTGCAGCATTCACGCTGTTTTATTTTGGCAATACCCTTTTTGCTATCTTCGGAATTACGCTTGATGCATTCCGAATCGGCTCTGGTGCGCTGCTGTTCCTGTCCGCAGTACATCTTATTCAAGGAACTAAAGCGCCTATAAAAAATCCGGGCGATATCGAAGAAGATGCCGATATCAGCGTTGTTCCGCTTGCTATCCCTGTTGTTATCGGCCCTGCGACTATTGGTACCCTGCTCATCATGGGTGCACAGATCACGGATACCCCAACCCGCATTGCAAGCAGCTTCGGACTCCTCGCTGCTATCCTCTCTGTAGGATTCCTGCTCTACGTAGCTCCGCACATCCAGAGGGTCATCGGCACAATCGGTCTCTCCATCATGAGTAAGATCAGCGGCCTTATCCTCTCCGCAATCTCTGCACAGATTGTGTTTACAGGTATTAAAAATTTCCTGTTCTAG
- a CDS encoding alpha/beta fold hydrolase yields MILLCTLLLLFILGCYVFAVVTYLLYWYEHQSRIESLFDSRENALRAVHRGVFSAFKAQIFVFSMYFGGTIVQRWKNRNSLPLAATEYPIIMVHGLFHNCSAWFLYRRWFKKYGLTNCATFTYSSRKAFDVVSAELTSYLETVLEQEPAIRPVLIGHSLGGLLLRDWLARSEYADRVAGVITLGAPMQGSKLATFAATSLGRQLDFKGQVIQQIEKQEQAHAAHNVPCYMFYSPVDNMVLPQNSVATPLKNWRAIKTRPVSHLAMLFDKTIANQVAETTKTIFKK; encoded by the coding sequence ATGATACTACTCTGTACCTTGCTACTTTTATTTATACTGGGATGCTACGTATTCGCAGTTGTGACGTACCTGCTCTACTGGTACGAACACCAGTCACGAATTGAGAGCCTGTTTGACTCACGCGAAAATGCGCTCCGCGCTGTGCACCGTGGTGTTTTTTCAGCGTTCAAAGCACAGATTTTTGTTTTCAGCATGTATTTCGGAGGCACGATTGTTCAGCGCTGGAAAAACAGAAATTCACTGCCACTCGCAGCAACTGAATATCCAATAATTATGGTTCATGGTTTATTCCATAACTGTTCTGCCTGGTTTTTATACCGCCGCTGGTTCAAAAAATACGGTCTGACCAACTGTGCAACATTTACCTATTCGAGCCGTAAAGCGTTTGACGTAGTAAGCGCTGAGTTGACCAGCTATCTGGAAACAGTTCTGGAACAAGAGCCGGCAATAAGGCCAGTGCTTATCGGTCATAGTCTCGGTGGGCTGCTGCTGCGCGACTGGCTGGCACGCTCTGAATATGCTGACAGGGTTGCAGGAGTAATCACGCTGGGCGCCCCCATGCAGGGAAGCAAGCTGGCAACATTTGCAGCAACATCACTTGGAAGACAGCTGGATTTCAAGGGGCAGGTAATTCAACAAATAGAAAAACAAGAGCAAGCTCACGCTGCTCATAATGTACCGTGCTACATGTTCTATTCCCCTGTAGACAACATGGTGCTACCTCAGAATAGCGTGGCAACACCTTTAAAAAACTGGAGAGCGATCAAAACAAGACCTGTAAGCCACCTCGCGATGCTCTTCGACAAAACAATTGCGAATCAGGTTGCGGAAACAACAAAAACTATTTTTAAAAAATAA